A single region of the Roseivivax sp. THAF197b genome encodes:
- the trpS gene encoding tryptophan--tRNA ligase → MSDAAQTNTSFTPRVFSGIQPSGGLTLGNYLGALKRFGEMQDDNYETIYCMVDMHAITVWQEPEKLRRATRELCAGFIASGIDPERSILFNQSQVPEHAQLGWIFNCVARMGWMKRMTQFKDKAGKNAENASLGLFAYPALMAADILVYHATHVPVGEDQKQHLELTRDIAAKFNHDYGVDFFPLTEPVIEGAATRVMSLRDGSKKMSKSDPSDMSRINMTDDSDTIAAKIRKARTDPEALPSEAKGLSERPEARNLVNIYAALSDQSVDQVLADVGGKQFSEFKPMLAELAVEKLSPISTEMARLMEEPAEIDAILHRGAERAREVAAPILKKTRDIVGMVG, encoded by the coding sequence TTGTCAGACGCGGCCCAGACCAACACGTCCTTCACCCCGCGCGTCTTTTCGGGGATCCAGCCCTCGGGCGGCCTGACGCTCGGCAATTACCTGGGCGCGCTCAAGCGTTTCGGCGAGATGCAGGACGACAATTACGAGACGATCTACTGCATGGTCGACATGCACGCGATCACCGTCTGGCAGGAGCCCGAGAAACTGCGCCGCGCCACGCGCGAGCTTTGCGCGGGCTTCATCGCCTCCGGCATCGATCCGGAGCGTTCGATCCTGTTCAACCAGTCGCAGGTTCCCGAACATGCGCAGCTGGGCTGGATCTTCAATTGCGTGGCTCGCATGGGCTGGATGAAGCGCATGACCCAGTTCAAGGACAAGGCGGGCAAGAATGCCGAGAACGCATCGCTCGGCCTTTTCGCCTATCCCGCGCTGATGGCGGCGGACATCCTCGTCTATCACGCCACCCATGTGCCCGTGGGCGAGGATCAGAAACAGCACCTGGAGCTGACGCGCGACATCGCGGCCAAGTTCAACCACGATTACGGCGTGGATTTCTTTCCGCTGACCGAACCCGTCATCGAGGGCGCGGCCACCCGCGTGATGTCCCTGCGCGACGGCTCCAAGAAGATGTCGAAATCGGACCCCTCGGATATGAGCCGGATCAACATGACCGACGATTCCGACACGATCGCTGCCAAGATCCGCAAGGCGCGCACCGATCCCGAAGCCCTGCCATCGGAGGCCAAGGGGCTGTCCGAGCGGCCCGAGGCGCGCAACCTCGTGAATATCTACGCGGCCCTCTCCGATCAAAGCGTCGATCAGGTGCTCGCGGATGTCGGCGGCAAGCAATTCTCGGAATTCAAACCGATGCTGGCCGAACTCGCGGTCGAGAAACTGTCGCCGATCTCGACGGAGATGGCGCGGCTGATGGAAGAGCCCGCGGAGATCGACGCGATCCTGCATCGCGGCGCGGAGCGGGCGCGCGAGGTTGCCGCCCCCATCCTGAAGAAGACCCGCGACATCGTCGGCATGGTCGGCTGA
- a CDS encoding rhomboid family intramembrane serine protease: MSGTDHNVSPFNAIPPVTSALVIVMFAVEAILSLGARGLMGGPGAVGWRIQAVEQYAFSGDILAWMVETRVFPPEHMMRFLTYPFVHGNFTSALFACVMLLALGKIVAEALGPVRMLAVFVTSAIAGAVVFGLFAGRVPLVGAFPPIYGLIGAFTYLLWLRLGQMGEAQIRAFSLIGVLLGLQLVFGLLFGGGPYWIAEIAGFVAGFALSIVLVPGGFTRLMERLRER; the protein is encoded by the coding sequence ATGTCAGGCACCGATCACAATGTCAGCCCGTTCAACGCGATCCCGCCGGTCACCTCGGCGCTGGTGATCGTGATGTTCGCCGTTGAGGCGATCCTGTCGCTGGGCGCGCGCGGGCTCATGGGCGGGCCGGGCGCCGTGGGCTGGCGGATCCAGGCGGTCGAGCAATACGCCTTTTCGGGCGATATCCTGGCCTGGATGGTCGAGACCCGCGTCTTTCCGCCCGAGCATATGATGCGCTTTCTCACCTATCCCTTCGTGCACGGCAATTTCACCTCGGCCCTTTTTGCCTGCGTGATGCTGCTGGCATTGGGCAAGATCGTGGCCGAAGCGCTGGGCCCCGTGCGGATGCTAGCCGTGTTCGTGACAAGCGCGATCGCGGGGGCGGTGGTCTTCGGCCTCTTTGCCGGACGCGTGCCGCTCGTCGGGGCCTTTCCGCCGATCTACGGCCTGATCGGGGCCTTCACCTATCTGCTGTGGCTGCGGCTTGGTCAGATGGGCGAGGCGCAGATCCGCGCTTTCTCATTGATCGGGGTATTGCTTGGCCTGCAATTGGTGTTCGGCCTGCTCTTTGGTGGTGGGCCCTACTGGATCGCGGAGATCGCAGGGTTCGTGGCGGGCTTTGCGCTATCGATCGTGCTGGTGCCCGGTGGCTTCACCCGCCTGATGGAGCGTCTGCGGGAGCGCTGA
- a CDS encoding phospholipase D family protein, giving the protein MTLKALITAAEVYPALERMVAAAEEEVLLSFRIFDPETALRLPELRDRGLMTWADLITSVAQRGARVRIILTDFDPLFASPLHRAAWASASRLADEAEGDLQVLCAPHGQEVGWAWRSMLWLKIAEKLRLLREEPSDKLTPVQRAMLKVRPQLRPVSIHQKCAVVDGKDCMIGGLDINERRWDDNDHDRPGEETWHDVSMAVDGPFAAIARAHLIETWNAAFEGGAADLGTDAEPMQSATRPQGTQDLRLVRTVSAPKRGPFAFGPKLHHREHEETLIRAFGAARRSIYVETQFLRHRPITKALISAAEAHPDLNLIVLLPIEPERILYEGDRSLNARHAHALQTKALNDIVAAFGDRVALVTPTRRHPSDDSDYETIHGAAAIYVHAKVTLIDDDFGMVGSANLNGRSLRWDTEASVLFRDAEAVGDLRKRLAEKWLGHAAREGNIETAALWRETAHANKELAPGERSGFVVPYPMGRARRFSRFLPILPADMF; this is encoded by the coding sequence ATGACCCTGAAAGCCCTGATCACCGCCGCCGAGGTATACCCCGCGCTGGAACGCATGGTCGCCGCCGCCGAGGAGGAGGTGCTGCTCTCCTTCCGCATCTTCGACCCCGAAACGGCGCTCAGACTGCCCGAACTGCGGGATCGCGGGCTCATGACCTGGGCCGATCTCATCACGTCCGTGGCCCAGCGCGGCGCGCGGGTGCGGATCATCCTGACCGATTTCGACCCGCTCTTTGCCTCGCCGCTGCACCGCGCGGCCTGGGCCTCCGCCTCCCGCCTTGCCGACGAGGCCGAGGGGGATCTGCAGGTCCTCTGCGCGCCCCACGGTCAGGAAGTGGGCTGGGCGTGGCGGTCGATGCTCTGGCTCAAGATCGCCGAGAAGCTGCGCCTTCTGCGCGAAGAGCCCTCCGACAAGCTGACCCCGGTGCAGCGCGCCATGCTCAAGGTCCGGCCACAGCTCCGCCCCGTTTCGATCCACCAGAAATGCGCGGTGGTCGACGGCAAGGATTGCATGATCGGCGGGCTCGACATCAACGAACGCCGCTGGGACGACAACGACCACGACCGCCCCGGCGAGGAAACCTGGCATGACGTCTCCATGGCGGTCGACGGCCCTTTCGCCGCGATTGCGCGCGCACATCTGATCGAGACGTGGAACGCCGCTTTCGAGGGCGGCGCGGCCGATCTCGGAACCGATGCGGAACCGATGCAATCCGCGACCCGCCCGCAAGGCACGCAGGATCTGCGGCTCGTGCGAACGGTCTCGGCCCCCAAGCGCGGCCCTTTCGCCTTCGGGCCCAAGCTGCATCACCGCGAACACGAGGAGACGCTGATCCGGGCGTTCGGAGCCGCGCGCCGATCAATCTATGTCGAGACGCAATTCCTCCGCCACCGACCCATCACGAAGGCGCTGATCTCTGCCGCCGAAGCGCATCCCGATCTGAACCTGATCGTGCTTCTGCCCATCGAGCCGGAGCGTATCCTCTATGAAGGCGACCGCAGCCTGAACGCGCGCCACGCCCATGCGCTGCAGACCAAGGCGCTGAACGACATCGTCGCGGCCTTCGGGGACCGCGTGGCCCTGGTGACGCCGACGCGGCGGCACCCCTCGGATGACAGCGACTACGAGACGATCCATGGCGCAGCAGCGATCTACGTGCATGCCAAGGTGACCCTGATCGACGACGATTTCGGGATGGTCGGATCGGCCAACCTGAATGGACGGTCGTTGCGCTGGGACACCGAGGCGTCGGTGCTGTTCCGGGATGCCGAGGCGGTCGGCGACCTGCGCAAAAGGCTGGCCGAGAAATGGCTGGGGCACGCCGCGCGCGAAGGCAATATCGAGACGGCCGCGCTCTGGCGGGAGACGGCGCACGCCAACAAGGAACTGGCGCCCGGGGAACGGTCGGGCTTCGTCGTGCCCTACCCGATGGGTCGCGCGCGGCGCTTCTCGCGTTTCCTGCCGATCCTGCCTGCGGATATGTTCTGA
- the murJ gene encoding murein biosynthesis integral membrane protein MurJ, with amino-acid sequence MKPIRLLSGMMTVGFWTLASRVLGVVREIVILALIGPGPVLDAFVAAFRLPNMFRRFFAEGAFNAAFVPMFSKRLEADEDPLGFARDAVSGLAFVLLILTALALLFMPALVYATAGGFAGDERFDLTVGYGRICFPYIFLISLAALFSGALNAGGHFAAAAAAPVFLNIIVVASMLAGYALGGEVVLWLVWAVPVAGVAQLALVWVAAERSGLKVRPGRPVWSDEMKTLVRIAVPAALAGGVMQINLLVGQQVASQFDNAVGWLYAADRLYQLPLGVVGIAVGIVLLPDLSRRLKAGDDAGGRDAFSRASEYALALTIPAAVALVVIPLPLVSVLFERGATGPDDSAAIAVAVAIYGLGLPAFVLQKTLQPLFFAREDTKSPFRYALVSMVVNAVIAIGLAPFIGWIAPAIGTTLAAWSMVWLLGRGGRRMGPVARLDDRFRGRIWRIIGASILMGGVLWLTVLVIGPYLARAGWRYLALAVLIGIGILSYGLFGQMLGAFRMRDFANAFRRKAR; translated from the coding sequence ATGAAACCCATCCGCCTTCTGTCCGGCATGATGACCGTGGGGTTCTGGACCCTCGCGAGCCGCGTTCTGGGCGTCGTCCGCGAGATCGTGATCCTCGCCCTGATCGGCCCCGGCCCCGTGCTCGATGCCTTTGTCGCGGCATTCCGCCTGCCCAACATGTTCCGCCGGTTCTTCGCGGAAGGCGCGTTCAACGCGGCCTTCGTGCCGATGTTCTCGAAACGGCTCGAGGCCGACGAGGACCCGCTCGGCTTTGCCCGCGATGCGGTCTCGGGTCTGGCCTTCGTCCTGCTGATCCTGACTGCACTTGCGCTTCTGTTCATGCCCGCCCTTGTCTATGCCACGGCGGGCGGCTTTGCCGGAGACGAACGCTTCGATCTGACGGTCGGCTACGGACGCATCTGTTTTCCCTATATTTTCCTGATCTCATTGGCCGCGCTTTTTTCCGGTGCGCTGAATGCGGGCGGGCATTTTGCCGCCGCGGCCGCGGCTCCGGTCTTTCTGAACATCATCGTCGTGGCCTCCATGCTGGCGGGCTATGCGCTGGGCGGCGAGGTCGTGCTCTGGCTCGTCTGGGCGGTGCCCGTGGCGGGCGTGGCGCAGCTCGCACTCGTCTGGGTCGCGGCGGAGCGGTCGGGCCTCAAGGTGCGCCCCGGACGCCCGGTCTGGTCGGACGAGATGAAGACGCTCGTGCGCATCGCCGTGCCCGCCGCGCTGGCGGGCGGCGTGATGCAGATCAACCTTCTGGTGGGCCAGCAGGTCGCCTCGCAATTCGACAATGCGGTGGGCTGGCTGTACGCCGCCGACCGGCTTTATCAATTGCCCTTGGGCGTCGTGGGCATTGCCGTCGGCATCGTGCTTCTGCCGGATCTTTCGCGCAGGCTGAAGGCCGGGGACGATGCGGGCGGGCGCGATGCGTTCAGCCGGGCCAGCGAATACGCCCTTGCCCTGACCATTCCCGCCGCCGTGGCGCTGGTGGTCATCCCGCTGCCGCTGGTGTCGGTGCTGTTCGAGCGCGGGGCGACGGGCCCGGACGATAGCGCGGCCATCGCCGTCGCCGTGGCGATCTACGGCCTCGGCCTGCCCGCCTTCGTCTTGCAGAAGACCCTGCAGCCGCTGTTCTTCGCGCGCGAGGACACGAAAAGCCCGTTCCGCTACGCGCTGGTCTCCATGGTCGTCAATGCGGTCATTGCCATCGGCCTTGCGCCCTTCATCGGCTGGATCGCCCCCGCCATCGGCACCACCCTGGCCGCCTGGAGCATGGTCTGGCTGCTGGGCCGCGGCGGGCGCCGGATGGGCCCGGTGGCCCGCCTCGACGACCGGTTCCGGGGGCGCATCTGGCGGATCATCGGCGCCTCGATCCTCATGGGCGGAGTTCTTTGGTTGACCGTGCTGGTGATCGGGCCCTATCTCGCAAGGGCGGGATGGCGATATCTGGCCCTTGCGGTACTGATCGGCATTGGCATCTTGTCCTATGGCCTTTTCGGCCAAATGCTAGGGGCTTTCCGCATGCGTGACTTCGCCAATGCCTTCCGTCGAAAGGCCCGCTGA
- a CDS encoding NYN domain-containing protein, with protein MANSDRNSLLAVLIDADNTSPKYTRALFEEIATFGEAAVRRCYGDFSSHHMAGWSKVSAEFGLVPHHQPANTVGKNASDIALVIDAMDLMHSGRFDGFVLVSSDSDFTRLASRLREQGLEVFGMGMQKTPDAFRKACKRFIFLENIAGAAEAAKSGSAETKAHGNLEEARNLIFSAMDAIEQDDEWYTLGQLGQYLTASNPDFDTRTYGKRKLSDLIADLKVFETKRSSGNQLLVRRLD; from the coding sequence ATGGCCAATTCCGATCGCAACTCGCTTCTCGCCGTGCTGATCGACGCCGACAACACGTCCCCGAAATATACCCGCGCGCTCTTCGAGGAGATCGCCACCTTCGGCGAGGCCGCGGTCCGCCGCTGCTACGGGGATTTCTCCAGCCATCACATGGCGGGCTGGTCCAAGGTCTCGGCGGAGTTCGGACTTGTCCCGCATCACCAGCCCGCGAATACCGTCGGCAAGAACGCCTCGGATATCGCGCTCGTGATCGACGCGATGGACCTCATGCATTCGGGCCGCTTCGACGGCTTCGTTCTGGTCTCCTCGGACAGCGACTTCACACGTCTTGCCTCGCGGCTGCGCGAACAGGGGCTCGAGGTTTTCGGGATGGGCATGCAGAAGACGCCCGATGCCTTCCGCAAGGCCTGCAAGCGCTTCATCTTCCTCGAGAACATCGCAGGCGCCGCCGAGGCTGCCAAATCCGGCTCAGCCGAGACCAAGGCCCATGGTAATCTCGAAGAGGCGCGCAACCTGATCTTCTCGGCGATGGATGCGATCGAGCAGGACGACGAATGGTACACGCTGGGCCAACTCGGCCAGTACCTGACCGCGTCCAACCCGGATTTCGACACCCGCACCTATGGCAAGCGCAAGCTGTCGGACCTCATCGCCGATCTGAAGGTCTTCGAGACCAAACGCTCAAGCGGCAATCAGCTTCTGGTGCGCCGTCTCGACTGA
- a CDS encoding S-(hydroxymethyl)glutathione dehydrogenase/class III alcohol dehydrogenase produces the protein MKTRAAVALEAGKPLEVMEVNLEGPKAGEVLVEIKATGICHTDEFTRSGADPEGIFPAILGHEGAGVVVEVGEGVTTLKPGDHVIPLYTPECRECASCLSGKTNLCTKIRATQGQGKMPDGTTRFSMMDGTPIHHYMGCSTFANHTVLPEIALAKVREDAPFDKICYIGCGVTTGIGAVINTAGVEIGSTAAVFGLGGIGLNVIQGLRLAGADKIIGVDINNEKKAMAEHFGMTHFVNPKEISGTVVEEIVNLTKTDFDQIGGVDYSFDATGNVQVMRDALECTHRGWGQSIIIGVAPAGAEISTRPFQLVTGRVWKGTAFGGAKGRTDVPKIVDWYMDGKIEIDPMITHVLTLDQINEGFDLMHEGKSIRAVVQF, from the coding sequence ATGAAAACCCGTGCAGCCGTGGCGCTCGAGGCCGGAAAACCGCTCGAAGTGATGGAGGTGAACCTCGAAGGTCCCAAGGCGGGCGAGGTCCTCGTGGAGATCAAGGCGACCGGCATCTGCCACACGGACGAATTCACCCGCTCGGGCGCCGATCCCGAGGGGATCTTCCCGGCGATCCTCGGCCATGAGGGCGCGGGCGTTGTCGTCGAGGTGGGCGAAGGCGTCACCACGCTGAAGCCCGGCGATCACGTCATCCCGCTCTACACGCCCGAATGCCGCGAATGTGCCTCCTGCCTCTCGGGCAAGACCAACCTCTGCACCAAGATCCGCGCGACGCAAGGCCAGGGCAAGATGCCCGACGGCACCACGCGCTTCTCGATGATGGATGGCACGCCCATTCATCACTACATGGGCTGCTCGACCTTCGCCAATCACACCGTCCTGCCCGAGATCGCGCTCGCCAAGGTGCGCGAGGACGCACCCTTCGACAAGATCTGCTATATCGGCTGCGGCGTCACCACCGGTATCGGCGCGGTCATCAACACCGCGGGCGTCGAGATCGGATCGACCGCGGCGGTTTTCGGCCTGGGCGGCATCGGGCTCAACGTGATCCAGGGCCTGCGGCTCGCGGGTGCGGACAAGATCATCGGCGTCGACATCAACAACGAAAAGAAGGCCATGGCCGAGCATTTCGGCATGACCCATTTCGTGAACCCGAAAGAAATCTCGGGCACGGTTGTCGAGGAGATCGTGAACCTCACCAAGACCGATTTCGATCAGATCGGCGGGGTGGATTACTCCTTTGATGCCACCGGCAACGTGCAGGTGATGCGCGACGCGCTGGAATGCACCCATCGCGGCTGGGGCCAGTCGATCATCATCGGTGTCGCGCCCGCAGGCGCGGAAATCTCAACCCGCCCCTTCCAGCTTGTCACGGGCCGGGTCTGGAAAGGCACGGCCTTCGGCGGCGCCAAGGGCCGAACCGACGTGCCGAAGATCGTCGACTGGTACATGGACGGCAAAATCGAGATCGACCCGATGATCACCCATGTGCTGACTCTCGATCAGATCAACGAAGGCTTCGATCTGATGCATGAGGGCAAGTCGATCCGCGCGGTCGTGCAGTTCTGA
- a CDS encoding DUF6504 family protein codes for MPNRRILSLWFPRLGAERLIRQDPTLGAAPFATMREIGNAQVLGALSVAASAAGLYPGQPLRDAHAACADLLTRRANPHHEAAFLGVLHRWAGKFSPWVGREEPDALVIDLTGCAHLFGGEAALLAQVMLDCTDLGLSVSPGIADTYGAAWALARYGGAQAGSHRTGDAVDQEARATRSRAGKRRHWERGGAAPALPQVSGPGEGGATAKAPRIAAPGKTYGALSPLPIAALRLPEESVAQLSRLGLRRIGDLAGQPRASLARRFGTGLVYRLDQAMGAAPEPISPAAPPDRFSIRLSLPEPIGLEADLLAGLDRMLPPLCEKLSRKGRGARQVRLEAYRADGTMQWLGVGLARPSADPARLRPLLAMKMDEIDAGFGIDMLRLDVSMHEPVHARDPVGHREAGRVVAARLSGQTALDDLVGRLGARLGLEAITRRHPASSHIPEKSALTLAAAWSEPATGWPRPATPRPLLLWRPEPVHAADTPDPPRQFRWRGRDFSATGLEGPERIAPEWWLEEPDWRSGQRDYWRVETDRGERLWLYYAYGGALSSGWFCHGSFG; via the coding sequence ATGCCCAACCGACGTATCCTCTCCCTCTGGTTTCCGCGCCTCGGGGCCGAACGGCTGATCCGCCAGGATCCGACGCTCGGTGCCGCGCCCTTTGCCACCATGCGCGAGATCGGCAACGCCCAGGTGCTGGGGGCCTTGTCGGTTGCGGCCAGTGCGGCCGGGCTCTATCCGGGCCAGCCATTGCGCGATGCCCATGCGGCCTGCGCCGATCTTCTGACGCGGCGGGCCAATCCCCATCACGAAGCAGCCTTTCTGGGGGTGCTCCATCGCTGGGCGGGCAAGTTTTCCCCCTGGGTCGGGCGGGAGGAGCCCGATGCGCTGGTGATCGACCTGACGGGCTGCGCGCATCTGTTCGGCGGCGAGGCCGCGCTTTTGGCGCAGGTCATGCTCGATTGCACGGATCTGGGGCTCAGCGTCTCGCCGGGGATTGCCGATACCTATGGGGCGGCCTGGGCGCTCGCGCGCTATGGCGGGGCGCAGGCGGGCTCGCACCGGACGGGCGATGCGGTCGATCAGGAGGCGCGGGCGACGCGGTCGCGGGCGGGCAAGCGGCGCCATTGGGAACGGGGCGGGGCGGCGCCCGCCTTGCCACAGGTTTCGGGGCCGGGGGAGGGCGGTGCGACCGCGAAGGCCCCGCGCATCGCCGCCCCGGGCAAGACCTATGGCGCGCTCTCGCCCTTGCCCATTGCCGCGCTGCGCCTGCCCGAAGAGAGTGTCGCGCAGCTCTCGCGGCTGGGGCTGCGGCGGATCGGGGATCTGGCGGGCCAGCCGCGCGCCAGCCTTGCGCGGCGCTTCGGCACGGGGCTCGTCTACAGGCTCGATCAGGCGATGGGCGCGGCGCCTGAGCCGATCAGCCCCGCCGCCCCGCCTGACCGCTTCTCGATCCGGCTGAGCTTGCCCGAGCCCATCGGGCTCGAGGCCGACCTTCTGGCCGGGCTCGACCGGATGCTGCCGCCGCTTTGCGAAAAACTCAGCCGCAAGGGGCGCGGAGCGCGGCAGGTGCGGCTCGAGGCATATCGCGCCGATGGGACGATGCAATGGCTGGGCGTGGGCCTTGCGCGTCCCAGCGCCGATCCTGCGCGGCTGCGCCCGCTCCTGGCGATGAAGATGGACGAGATCGATGCAGGCTTCGGCATCGACATGCTGCGCCTCGATGTGAGCATGCACGAGCCGGTCCATGCCCGCGATCCGGTGGGGCACCGGGAGGCGGGACGGGTGGTCGCCGCGCGGCTGTCGGGGCAGACAGCGCTCGATGACCTGGTGGGGCGGCTCGGGGCGCGGCTGGGGCTCGAGGCGATCACGCGCCGCCATCCGGCATCGAGCCATATCCCCGAGAAATCCGCGCTGACGCTGGCGGCGGCCTGGTCCGAACCCGCGACGGGCTGGCCGCGTCCGGCCACGCCGCGCCCGCTGCTGCTGTGGCGGCCCGAGCCCGTGCATGCGGCCGACACGCCCGATCCGCCGCGGCAATTCCGCTGGCGCGGGCGGGACTTTTCCGCAACCGGGCTGGAAGGCCCCGAACGGATCGCCCCCGAATGGTGGCTGGAGGAGCCCGACTGGCGCTCGGGTCAGCGCGATTACTGGCGGGTGGAGACGGACCGGGGCGAGCGGCTGTGGCTGTATTATGCCTATGGCGGAGCCTTGTCCTCGGGCTGGTTCTGCCACGGCAGCTTCGGATGA